One Weissella coleopterorum DNA segment encodes these proteins:
- the purB gene encoding adenylosuccinate lyase, producing MIERYTRTAMQKVWSLEQQYQSWLEVEIAVMEGLVQEGQQHPELTSVRPTAAELTAVKENARFDVDEIAALEQVTKHDIVAFTRNLSDSLGPEKKWIHYGLTSTDVVDTAQALRLRQANQIIRQDLVAYRDVIQRMMLKYKTTVMMGRTHGVHAEPTTFGLVLARYYQAALRNLERFDRVADAMATGKLSGSVGTFANIAPEVEITAMKKLKLTPQPVGSQVLPRDLHADYISTLALIGSSLEEVAVEIRGLQRSEIHEVEEGFAGGQKGSSSMPHKRNPIGSENIVGLSRVLRGMTIPAYENIPLWHERDISHSSAERMILPEATATLDYMLNRLTNILDNLQVFPEQMEKNMHKTYGLIYSQRLMYALMDEANFSREQAYDVVQPLTARAWDDQLQFRELVDAEPAITKRLSTKQIDAAFDYHWHLRHVDDIFARLNLTDER from the coding sequence ATGATTGAACGATACACCCGGACAGCAATGCAGAAAGTATGGTCTTTGGAGCAACAATATCAATCATGGTTAGAGGTTGAGATTGCAGTGATGGAAGGATTGGTCCAAGAAGGACAACAGCATCCAGAGTTGACCTCAGTACGGCCGACAGCAGCAGAGTTGACCGCCGTAAAAGAAAATGCTCGATTCGACGTGGATGAAATTGCGGCGTTAGAGCAGGTTACTAAGCACGATATTGTGGCCTTTACGCGTAATTTATCAGACTCACTCGGACCGGAAAAAAAGTGGATTCATTATGGATTAACTAGTACCGATGTGGTTGATACGGCGCAAGCATTACGTTTGCGACAAGCGAATCAAATTATTCGACAAGATTTAGTGGCTTATCGTGATGTTATACAGCGTATGATGTTAAAGTATAAAACAACGGTCATGATGGGACGGACCCATGGAGTTCATGCTGAACCGACAACTTTTGGTCTGGTTTTGGCCCGCTATTACCAAGCAGCCCTTCGAAATTTAGAGCGATTTGATCGGGTTGCAGATGCTATGGCTACTGGAAAGTTATCGGGTTCGGTAGGAACTTTTGCTAATATTGCCCCAGAAGTCGAAATTACAGCAATGAAAAAACTTAAGTTAACACCTCAACCGGTTGGATCTCAAGTTTTGCCGCGAGACCTCCATGCCGATTATATTTCGACTTTGGCCTTGATTGGTTCTTCTTTAGAAGAAGTGGCAGTTGAAATTCGAGGATTACAACGTTCGGAAATCCATGAAGTTGAGGAAGGTTTTGCAGGTGGGCAAAAAGGATCATCATCAATGCCACATAAACGTAATCCGATCGGATCTGAGAATATTGTCGGCCTTTCGCGGGTGTTACGTGGGATGACGATCCCCGCCTACGAAAATATTCCGCTTTGGCATGAACGTGACATTTCACATTCTTCTGCTGAACGGATGATTTTACCAGAGGCCACGGCAACATTAGATTATATGTTAAATCGCTTGACTAATATTTTAGATAATTTACAGGTTTTCCCAGAACAAATGGAAAAAAACATGCATAAGACATATGGACTTATCTATTCTCAACGCTTGATGTATGCTTTGATGGATGAAGCAAACTTTTCCCGGGAACAAGCATACGATGTTGTTCAACCTTTAACCGCACGGGCATGGGATGATCAACTTCAATTTAGGGAATTAGTTGATGCTGAACCAGCTATTACTAAACGCCTTTCAACCAAACAGATTGATGCTGCTTTTGATTATCATTGGCATTTGCGTCATGTTGATGATATTTTTGCTCGCTTAAATTTAACCGATGAAAGATAA
- a CDS encoding DUF1831 domain-containing protein, with product MAFTKTVTILGDKNIYQINPTLKKYALTDIGFVKNNAGTYVMQRALEPAKGLEQSIKFKVAINETTDGFKMKVVNASGNTNINIFKASDQTELVELLRYYLDELVSRNIITIN from the coding sequence ATGGCTTTTACAAAAACAGTAACAATCTTAGGCGATAAAAATATTTATCAAATTAATCCGACCTTGAAGAAATATGCCCTGACTGATATTGGGTTTGTTAAAAACAACGCGGGTACCTATGTCATGCAGCGGGCGTTGGAACCTGCTAAAGGACTGGAACAATCTATCAAATTTAAGGTGGCGATTAACGAAACTACAGATGGATTTAAAATGAAAGTCGTAAATGCATCTGGCAATACCAATATTAATATTTTTAAAGCATCCGATCAGACTGAATTAGTGGAGCTATTAAGATATTATCTAGATGAATTGGTCAGTCGAAATATTATTACAATCAATTAA
- a CDS encoding YfcE family phosphodiesterase, giving the protein MDYLLVSDIHGDRTILEKIVNHYHDQVHAMFFNGDSELSADDELFRQIQPVIGNMDFDELFPDDRLYGDRWIKIYQTHGHLYHTEASLNQIRTHVATLDADVVTLGHTHQLGAEIIDGKLFINPGSISLPRGPYAYLKGTYAILSVQTDNLQVQFYNRELEPIEGLNFIFDRRELGMG; this is encoded by the coding sequence ATGGATTACTTACTGGTTTCAGATATTCATGGTGATCGAACTATCCTAGAAAAAATTGTGAATCATTATCATGATCAAGTTCATGCGATGTTTTTTAATGGTGACTCAGAGTTATCGGCGGATGATGAATTATTTCGACAAATTCAACCGGTGATTGGAAACATGGATTTTGATGAATTATTTCCAGATGATCGTTTGTATGGAGATCGATGGATCAAAATTTATCAAACACATGGACATTTGTATCACACCGAGGCAAGCTTGAATCAAATCCGGACACATGTGGCAACTCTGGATGCGGATGTAGTTACTTTAGGGCATACACACCAATTAGGAGCTGAAATCATCGATGGTAAATTGTTTATTAACCCAGGATCAATTTCATTACCGCGAGGTCCCTACGCATACTTAAAAGGAACTTATGCAATCTTATCCGTTCAAACAGATAATTTGCAGGTACAATTTTATAATCGAGAATTAGAACCAATCGAGGGCTTGAATTTCATATTTGACCGGCGTGAATTAGGAATGGGGTAG
- a CDS encoding XTP/dITP diphosphatase: MRQLIVATKNKGKALEISTFLAPFDIEVLSLNDLKTLPEIVEDGNSFAENAMIKAETICEAVHLPVLADDSGLMIEALDGEPGIYSARYAGDHDDAANNQKVIKKLKNVPEGQRQAAFHTVIVGIKPDGGQIMAEGQVNGIMLDTPQGTNGFGYDPLFFYEPYQKTLAQMSAIEKNKISHRGKALEALARDFKNWW, from the coding sequence ATGAGACAATTAATTGTTGCAACTAAAAATAAAGGCAAGGCATTAGAAATTAGCACATTTTTAGCGCCCTTTGACATTGAGGTACTTTCGCTCAATGATTTAAAGACACTCCCTGAAATCGTTGAGGATGGAAATTCTTTTGCCGAAAATGCCATGATCAAGGCGGAAACCATTTGCGAAGCAGTTCATTTACCAGTTTTAGCGGATGATTCTGGCTTGATGATTGAAGCGTTAGATGGTGAGCCAGGGATATATTCTGCGCGATATGCAGGGGATCATGATGATGCTGCTAATAATCAAAAGGTGATAAAAAAATTAAAGAACGTACCTGAAGGGCAGCGTCAAGCAGCTTTTCATACGGTGATAGTTGGAATTAAGCCCGATGGTGGTCAAATCATGGCTGAAGGTCAGGTTAATGGCATTATGTTAGACACTCCACAAGGCACAAATGGATTTGGCTACGATCCGTTGTTTTTTTACGAACCATATCAAAAAACACTAGCTCAAATGAGCGCAATAGAGAAAAATAAGATATCACACCGAGGTAAGGCTTTAGAAGCTTTGGCCCGTGATTTTAAAAATTGGTGGTAA
- the murI gene encoding glutamate racemase, whose amino-acid sequence MDNRAIGYIDSGLGGLTVVKAALKRLPNEAVYYLGDTARMPYGPRSQAEVITFTRQMIQFLVEQKVKMVVIACNTATAAALTVMQNEFKIPILGVIAAGAKTAIERTQNKMVGVIATQGTVKMDSYVEAINQNATDVDVYQLAVPEFVTLVESGVTDDLTIQQVVDRNMKAFPNAKIDTLILGCTHFPLLESNIKNTMGAGVTIVDAGAETVTSVAKQLMQLDLNHQNDNFVDHHKDRYYTTGNVSRFKLLGEQWLERNDLHVQRLALIDQKLCLDEVI is encoded by the coding sequence ATGGACAATCGAGCCATTGGTTATATTGATTCGGGTTTGGGTGGTTTAACGGTTGTTAAGGCAGCACTAAAACGATTACCGAATGAAGCAGTTTATTATCTGGGTGATACAGCTCGAATGCCGTATGGACCACGTTCACAAGCAGAAGTTATTACTTTTACACGCCAAATGATTCAATTTTTAGTTGAACAGAAGGTTAAAATGGTTGTGATTGCATGTAATACTGCCACAGCTGCGGCCTTGACCGTTATGCAAAATGAATTTAAAATCCCAATTTTAGGAGTTATTGCTGCTGGAGCGAAAACGGCCATTGAACGAACCCAAAACAAAATGGTTGGAGTTATCGCGACTCAAGGAACCGTGAAGATGGACAGTTATGTTGAGGCGATTAATCAAAATGCCACTGACGTTGACGTTTATCAACTCGCTGTACCAGAGTTTGTGACTTTAGTGGAGAGTGGTGTTACGGATGATTTGACCATTCAACAGGTTGTGGATCGAAATATGAAGGCTTTTCCGAATGCCAAAATTGATACGCTTATCTTAGGTTGTACCCACTTTCCGCTATTGGAGAGTAATATCAAAAATACTATGGGGGCGGGGGTAACCATTGTAGATGCTGGTGCTGAAACGGTGACATCAGTTGCAAAGCAATTAATGCAGTTAGACTTAAATCATCAGAATGATAATTTCGTCGACCATCATAAAGATCGATATTATACTACGGGGAATGTAAGTCGTTTCAAGCTTTTGGGTGAACAATGGTTAGAACGCAATGATTTGCACGTGCAACGATTAGCACTTATTGATCAAAAACTATGCTTAGATGAGGTGATCTAA
- a CDS encoding HAD family hydrolase, with protein sequence MKSIIFDVDGTLLSTESMYITALSETLKAHQIERSEAELHHVFGLPGPESLTYLKIPEPAMILADWVARLDDFRDSIFLYPEIFTMLEQLQKAQYKMGIVTSNTPAEFAAHQDRFEIEQFFTDFVFAGMTPQMKPAADPILLAMSNLVSDPKQTIYIGDSIHDMKAAHNAGVAFGMAGWGVLDRTVFENEADYIFESPNDVVKWARR encoded by the coding sequence ATGAAATCGATTATTTTCGATGTAGATGGGACTTTATTGTCAACGGAAAGTATGTATATTACTGCCTTATCAGAAACATTAAAGGCTCATCAGATTGAACGATCAGAAGCAGAGTTGCATCATGTTTTTGGACTGCCGGGACCAGAGTCATTAACATACCTCAAAATTCCGGAGCCAGCAATGATTCTGGCGGATTGGGTCGCGCGTCTAGATGATTTTCGAGATAGTATTTTCCTATACCCAGAAATTTTTACCATGTTAGAACAATTACAAAAAGCCCAATATAAAATGGGGATAGTCACGTCAAATACGCCTGCTGAATTTGCAGCACATCAGGATCGTTTTGAAATTGAGCAATTTTTTACAGATTTTGTTTTTGCGGGAATGACACCACAAATGAAGCCGGCCGCTGATCCGATATTATTAGCAATGAGCAACTTAGTAAGTGATCCAAAGCAAACCATTTATATTGGTGATTCGATTCATGATATGAAAGCTGCTCATAATGCTGGCGTAGCATTTGGAATGGCAGGCTGGGGCGTTCTGGATCGGACTGTCTTTGAAAATGAAGCAGACTATATTTTTGAAAGCCCAAATGATGTTGTAAAATGGGCTAGACGGTAG